Below is a window of Plasmodium gaboni strain SY75 chromosome 11, whole genome shotgun sequence DNA.
aacataaatatatatatatatatataataatatttaattgtattgaattaaaatgtgttaaattttttcaatatatatattatatattaattataataacaataaaagaatataaatatataattgtataacaaaaattttttttttttttttttttcattttatttttatttcagaatggaacaaataaatctatatatatatgcatattttataaatattttcaattatataaagttttgtaaaaaaatacagAAAAAATTTTTGATCATCAgataatatgtttattatatatatatatatatatatttataatatgtttgtaaaaaggataataaacaaattatttttttttttttttaaatgaataatcagttaagaaaaaaaaaaaaaaatactcATTTTATCTTCATTTGTGGAATGAAATTGTTTGTTCCTGGcaattttatttctaaTCCCTTTTTACTATTCCCCCAAAGaactaaaaaaaataaataatataaatataaatataaatataaatatatatatatatatatatatatatatatatatatttatttatatatttaaatttttgtACCTGCTTTGATGTGATTTTTATTTTCGTGTCCCTTCAAATCCTTTTTCGGTATTTCAATTACATATTTTGAATTTTCATCATCGAGGGTATCCCTAATATATCTTATTTTGACAGGtattccattttttttcttttgcACATGATTAATTAAATCATACTTTTCATATTCCTCCTCATTCATCATATCCTCTGATTCTACTGATGAGGACATATAAGTGTCATCGTAGGGGTGAGCTTGAGCCGTTGCgtttaataatttaatatcTACATAATTCAAAACATACAAATTATAAGATGATGATATGTAATTATTTAANNNNNNNNNNNNNNNNNNNNNNNNNNNNNNNNNNNNNNNNNNNNNNNNNNNNNNNNNNNNNNNNNNNNNNNNNNNNNNNNNNNNNNNNNNNNNNNNNNNNataatatttatttcatataaatataatttttaggctctttaaaaaaaaaaaaattacttttttttttttttttttttacagcaattcaaatattaaaattaaattatttttttataatatataaatatataacatttgacaaaataattaatatatatttatatattattataatatattgaaaaaataagaaaaacaaaaaagaataaaattaaggctttttattttttcttataaaatataatatatataatattttatttacataataataaataaataaaatatataattatatatatatatattgtaaaatatacaattttttttttttttttaacatataatatatatatatatatatatatttgtatatatttatttattttttcccCTTAATTTTTGCattgtaaattttttatatatatttctatattatatgtataaaagaatattcttatattatataattaataatatatatactattaTAGTGTGATTaagaaaaagaattaagatatatatatatatatatattatatatatgtttatattattattatatgtaaaataatatatataaatatatttttgaaggaaaaagaaataattaagaattgaaataattttacctacaattataaatatatacatatatatatatatatttatatattaacaattACGTATgtgttttaatttttttaattattttttaagataaagttttatatatatatatatatatatatttgtttgattgattgatattattttttttggtttGATTATTTCAAAATGATTAAGAAAGTTTTATGtatctttttaattttcttttatttgTCATCTTCCATTTATGGAGATGTAGTTGCACCAAAGGGTTCTGAAGTTGTTCATACTTTGACAGCAAAACtagataaagaaaatgGAAGTCATCAAAAATATGtagatattataaatgatgTTTTTTCAGAAAATATGgataattttattttttcaataaCAACAAGTAATGGACTTACATGttcaataaataaatttgatgttatatttgataataaaGTATCTGGTATGCAAAAAGTATTTTCTGATGAAAATATACAATTTATTAAAGAAGCTTCTCaagaatttaaaaataatttattagaatatatgaaaaaggTTATGCCATCTGAACATGAATTTTCTAATTTTAGAAGAGATTTTCAAAAGGTATgtgtaaaatatttttctgAATTAAGAAGAAAATTTTTCCAGATATATAGAGACacaaataataagaatCAAATTGAAAATGATTTTAATGATGATCATCATATGAATATTGAAGAAATCAGTGAGCAATTCTTTTCTGATTTTAATCCTTTTGGAGCAAtgaaaattaaaaaagaacaaaacCCAGATTTATCTCAAAAAGATAGTGTTgtattaaatgaaaataataataatgtttCTATGGAAAATCAatctttttcatattcTCAACAAAGTTCCCACGTTGTAAGTTTTGATGGACAAAATGAACACATCgaacaacaacaacaagAACAACAATTGGGAGATAATATGCAAGAAGATAAAGATCAATTAAATGACTTACCATTTAACAAGGATAAAGTTTATTCAACCttcttaaaaaatgtaaCTCTTCTAATTGAAGGAAATTGCACAGAATCtcaacaacaacaacaaaaaGGAGAACAACAAAAGGAAGAAGAACAAAAAGAAGAACAAGGACAAAAAGGTGATAAACCAATTCAACAAAAGGCTAATGCCTTCACCATCCAGTTCTCAAGTAGTCTAAGTAGAAAACATATATCTACAACATGTAATGCTTCATCTGGTaatgtttttttaagaaaagGAAACAAACCATTTGAACACCTCAACAATCCTAATTTAgaaaatatgatgaaaGGAGTTTTGGGTTTTATGCAAAATCCTTTTGAAAACGATCAAAACGATTTAccattttttaaaaattttaattcCATATCTGGAATTGGTAATATTAATATGCCCAGAAATTTTATGAATGATTTTTTCAACAATACAAATGGTCAAAACACACCAATATCGAATTGAATTAATGCAGACCAATTAATAGGACCTATTCAATTTAAGCccaaatgaaaatatataaatatataaatatatatatattatatatatatatattatatatatatattatatttttatgatttcctttttttttttttttttttttttagaaatatataaatatatatttatatgattgtataatacatatataaatatatatgtgtatattttaacCCCTTAttcttttccttttttacatatatatatatatatatatatatatatatttttctttttatatgtctataatatatatatatattatatatatattatatatattaattacAGTGCACATTATTTGCTTTGAATGTATAGTTctttgtattatatattttaccaaagaattaataactgtatatataagaataaggggttaaaatatacacatatatatttatatatgtattatacaatcatataaatatatatttatatatttctaaaaaaaaaaagaagaaaaatattttttttgaatatatgATCATTAAACAGgttaaagaaatataaatactttatatatttggAAGTGGtcatacatttttattaaatataaattatatataaaatattaacatgaattttttttttttttttttaacaaataataaaataaaatagaacACTCTTCTTTTGgtaatcatataataattcagAGAATAAAACTgtatgatatatatttacataaacatattaatatattatatatatatatatatatatatcatttaaaaaaaaatcacataatattattttttttttatttgagTACATATGACCATGTTCAAATTTACAGtattatgatttttttttatttaaattataatatcttgtaaaataaaaaataccgatctatttataaaaaaaaaaaatatatatatatataaccTATTTTTTCAGgcaaaaattatattatatatatatatatatgtattatattatatatatttatttatatttatattagtacaaaaaaattgatcatgtgaattatatattatttaatatatatatttttttttttttatgtattcttaattttataaaaactaaaatatattgatcCATCATATAtgttgataataataataatcatttgtataataatatgtatacggttcatatataatattatcataacaaataatatgtattatatataatatatatatatttttaaatatataatttcaCAGTGatttttacaaaaaaaaaaaaaaaaaaaagaaaatcTCCAAGTTGTATTAAAAAGgttaaatattttgtatattcaaaaatatcaaataattgtgtattatatatatatttattttttacgttttaatttttgtacgataatttaaaaaaatggaagataataaagaagaaaattGTGAACTGAATAAAAACAGTTATCCAAATTTTCACCTAGCagatttattttatcttttacaattatctaatatatcaataaaTGAAAGGAATGAATTATTACAATCTCTTTTtgatgaaataaaaaaaaatcatatgtatccttattataattatatatgtcatgaattaaatttaaattttgatgaagaattttataaaagtttaaaagaaaaagctgatgaagaattaaacgaaatagaaaataaacTGTCCGAGTCAGCTGAAAATTTTGATTCTTTAGATAACAAAAATGATGTTTTACTCAAGGCAAATTTTTTCTGTAAAATAAGTGATAAGgtaaaaaggaaaataaaataaataaataaataaataaatatatatatatataataaatcaaTATGATTTTTATACACTCCTTTTGAGTTGTATGAACACAAGGCCCTTCACATTTTaaatttcatttatatctaAAATGTTTCCTTccttttaatatatataaatgggaaatattaatttttaatattctGTACATTATACATAATTGTATGAACTGTGAAAGgttaaatatattgtttcatttt
It encodes the following:
- a CDS encoding parasitophorous vacuolar protein 1, which codes for MIKKVLCIFLIFFYLSSSIYGDVVAPKGSEVVHTLTAKLDKENGSHQKYVDIINDVFSENMDNFIFSITTSNGLTCSINKFDVIFDNKVSGMQKVFSDENIQFIKEASQEFKNNLLEYMKKVMPSEHEFSNFRRDFQKVCVKYFSELRRKFFQIYRDTNNKNQIENDFNDDHHMNIEEISEQFFSDFNPFGAMKIKKEQNPDLSQKDSVVLNENNNNVSMENQSFSYSQQSSHVVSFDGQNEHIEQQQQEQQLGDNMQEDKDQLNDLPFNKDKVYSTFLKNVTLLIEGNCTESQQQQQKGEQQKEEEQKEEQGQKGDKPIQQKANAFTIQFSSSLSRKHISTTCNASSGNVFLRKGNKPFEHLNNPNLENMMKGVLGFMQNPFENDQNDLPFFKNFNSISGIGNINMPRNFMNDFFNNTNGQNTPISN